A portion of the Thermosulfurimonas sp. F29 genome contains these proteins:
- a CDS encoding cytochrome c3 family protein has product MKGIRSRFIAVGVVLALVGLVGATRALEALDVPRIVVMKSEAGRVRFHHLKHAAAMGCDRCHHAGRGVSLVRLLESEEDKRHLSRYFRCRECHYRDPERVRRGCLKCHRERWKEIWKRERRRGLDAETAREFAEERVPVTCTGCHRGARAQARLLMEVLP; this is encoded by the coding sequence ATGAAGGGAATCCGATCGCGCTTCATTGCCGTTGGGGTTGTGCTGGCTCTGGTGGGTCTGGTGGGCGCGACGCGGGCCCTGGAGGCTCTGGATGTGCCGCGCATCGTGGTGATGAAAAGCGAGGCGGGAAGGGTGCGCTTCCACCACCTGAAGCATGCGGCCGCAATGGGGTGCGATCGGTGTCATCATGCGGGGCGCGGGGTTTCCCTAGTGCGACTCCTCGAAAGTGAGGAAGACAAGCGACACCTGAGTCGTTATTTCCGGTGTCGTGAGTGTCACTATCGGGATCCAGAGCGGGTGCGCAGGGGGTGTTTAAAATGCCACCGGGAGAGGTGGAAGGAGATATGGAAAAGAGAGCGTCGACGCGGTCTCGACGCGGAAACGGCGCGGGAATTCGCCGAGGAGCGGGTGCCCGTCACCTGCACCGGGTGCCACCGCGGTGCGAGGGCGCAGGCGAGGTTGTTAATGGAGGTTCTTCCTTAG